TCACAGAAATGCATTGCTACTTCGACACCGCATGCACTCTTTGTATTAATCTAACCCATTAGATGATCAGCAAATCCAGTAATATacattcttttccttttttttcaatcaACATCCGGATCCAAGCCTGTTTTATCCCGGCCCCTCACCATTACAGTAATAGATGAATTCAGTCATAAAATCATTTATCTCGTCGAAACACACGAGAGAGTGGATTTTATGAACACGGCGGCAGGTGCCCATGTTGCGATCCAATCGCTCATCTTGCATGTGCGGCAGCAGCTTTCCGTGACATAGTAGATGTAGTGGAGACTAGTCGCACTATGCGAGCACTAACTAATTAGTGTGTCCTATAACCAGATCCACGAGTCACTCAACAATGTTGTGCGCACCTGCCCTCGTGTCCACCAAATACTTTCCTGAAACACATGGTAGCCTGTTTTTAGTTGTGAAGTTACATAGCACACATATATATGAGTTGTTGCAAGATACCtctactatttctaaagcaattaATATTTTCTTAGTCCGTCAATCGGAATAATTCCAATCGGAGTCCAGACAAATCAATATGAATCCTAATAGAACCCGAACAAATCAATCAATCACGGCACAGCCTGTGCCTGTACATGAAGTGAATGAAGAAAACAAAGTTAATAAAGTTGATGGTATGACGCAGGTCTATAATATTACTCGTAACAAACCTAGGATTAATATGCTAGTTTCTTTTAAATGAACTAGCAAAAGAGATGCATGCTATGTTGATGAAGAAAAAGATAGACCTGAGCTGGGTAGCACAAATCCAACAAAAAGGCAGAAAGGACAATAAAACTACTTACACGACGACACAATTTACCTATCAACAACCAAATCTAAAGAAAAGGTGAAGAAAGATCCCCAAAAAAGTCCTAGAAGGAACTATCTTTTCTCAAGAATTTTGTCTGGACAggtatttcattaagaaaaaAAGGAGTTTTAGTACAACGCACCTGACCATGAACCCAAAAAGCTTATAGAAAAGGAAATTACACAGTTTGATGAGCATGGTTGTCTCTTGCTTGGCGCTATTAATGTCCAAATATGTCCAGTGCAATTACACGGTTTCACCAGCTAATGATATCATCATGGGACCATCCATGCATAGTCCACGTTTTCACCAGCACATCCAGAACGCGTGCACACAGTCGTCGCCACATGAAGATCACGGTGCAGTCGTCCAAGGCCATCAGGCCCGcccgcggtggcgccggcggcggcgctccgtccACGGCCGCGGACGCCGCCATCCCGCTCACGGTGTTCGACAAGGCCAACTACGACCTGTACATCTCGGGCATCAACTTCttccgcccgccggcgccgccgaacgccgcgctcgcggcggggctcgcccgGGCGCTCGCCGAGTACCGCGAGTGGGCGGGGCGGctcggcgccgacgccgccgaccgccgcgcaATCCTGCTCACCGACGCGGGCGCACGGCTCGTCGAGGCGACGGCCGACGTCGCGCTCGGCGCCGTCATGCCGATGGAGCCGGCGCCCGAGGTGCTGGGCCTGCAcccggacggcgacggcgccgaggAGCTGCTGCTGGTCCAGCTCACCCGGTTCGCGTGCGGCTCCCTCGCCGTCGGCCACACCATGCACCACCCCGTCGCCGACGGGCGCGCCGCCTGCAACTTCCTTCTCGCGTGGGGCCAGGCCACCCGCGGCGCGGCGTTCGACCCCGCCCCGGCACACGGCAGGGCGTCCCTCTTCGTGCCCCGCGACCCGCCGCGCGTCGCGTTCGAGCACCGCGGCGTCGAGTTCaagccgccgcctgctcgcggCGAGAGCCCCGGCGGCAGGCGCGACGTCGCCGGATGCGGAGGCGacgaggtggtggtgcggaGGGTGCGCTTCGGCCAGGAGTTCGTCGCCGAGCTGAGGTCGCGGGCGTCGGCGGGGGCGCCGCGGCCGTACAGCACGCTGCAGTGCGTCGCGGCGCACCTGTGGCGGTGCatcacggcggcgcgcgggctcgAGGCGCGCGAGGTCACCAGGCTGTGCGTCGCGGTGGACGGGCGCGCGCGCATGCGCTGCCCGCGGGTGCCGGACGGGTACGCCGGCAACGTGGTGCTGTGGGCGCGGCCAGCCGCCACCGCTGGGGAGCTCGTGTCCAGGCCGCTCCGGTTCGCCGTGGAGCTCCTGTCCCGGGAGGTGGCGCGCGTCGACGACGGCTACTTCAGGTCGTTCATCGACTTCGCGAGCTCcggggcggtggaggaggagcggctGGTGCCCGCGGCCGACGCGGCGGAGACCGTGTACAGCCCGGACGTCGAGGTGGACAGCCTGCTGCACGCGCCCTTCTACGATCTGGActtcggcggcggcccgccgTTCTTCTTCATGCCCGGCTACCTGCCGGTGGAGGGCTCCGTCTTCGTCGTGCGCTCCTTCTCCGGCGACAGGAGCGTGGACGCCTACGTGCCCCTCTTCAGCCGCGCCATGGATACCTTCACTAAGTGCTGCTACTCGCTGGAAATGGCGGACGCACGCCTTTAGGGCGCACGAAAATCTAATGCTTTTCTGCTAGCTCTTTGCATCCATAGCCCACCGTTCGAACTGATTGTGTAAAAAAATGTTGTGTTTTAGTCaagattttttttgagattaatgTTGGCTCAATAAATCTAGGAAAATATTGAATCAACATTTCTTGCAAAAATTGTTGAGTCAATATGCACACACGACACAGCACAGCACAGACCTACTAGGGCGCCCAAAGACGCATGGCCTCCTTGTAGCCATCACGACCGTCGCCATGGCGATGCAATGCCACCTCGCCGGTGGTCCGATGCGGCGTCGGCTGCTCCGTGAGTCCGTGACCAACGCCTATACGCCGCGTTGCCGGACCGTACCAGTCCACGTGCCGCGCCGCAGCGGCCGCGCGCGTTCCCGGCGTCGGAGCGCGAGCTCCTGGCCGTTGTGGCCAACGCCACGGCGGCTGGTCGGGATCCGGATGGAGGTGGCCACGACGCGTTCCCTGCAGGCTGGGGCTCACGGTCACGGGCGCGCACGGGATCGAGCTCCCTGTGGGGGGAACGGCTCGATCGGCCGTGCACGGTGCACGTACATCGTCGGGATGATGGTCGTCACGACGACGCCGGAGAGCGAAGGTGACGCCAGGGTGCtggtgctcgccgccggccggggaccCGGAGCTGGACGACGCTGGGGTTCATTTCGCGGGTCACCCATCTTCAAGCGGTCGGTGAGGTTCGTTCGAAGGAGCACGACGAATCCGTCCGACCTGGCGGAGCGCGTCGTGGCCTTTCGCCCGCGAGCACGAGTTCGCCGGCCGACATCAGCTGGTACCCCGGCCGTGCCACCGCAGGGCCGTCTATCGCATCGACGACCGCATGCCCATCAACACGTCCGGCTTCCTGGGTACATTGATAATCGACTACCGTTGGCTTGGAGCCCATCGGAATAGAAGAGTAGTCTCGGCAACCGTTATTTACATATTAAGAAGCTTGTACTCTGTCAAGCACCCACCGCGGGGATGTAGCTCAGATGGTAGAGCGCTCGCTTAGCATGCGAGAGGTACGGGGATCGATACCCCGCATCTCCAATTTTTTGGGATATGAATATTACAGGCCCGCTGCTATGTGATGTCATGGGCTCTCGTTAGTATTCTTCTTCAGGCCCATTCTCAATAGATGAGATGTGTGTGGGCTCTCGTTAGCTTTCTCTTGCTGCAGAAAGGCCGGCCCACAGGTGTAGTGGAGCTGCCTGCCTAAGAGGCCGACCATGATGTTTCCCTGGgggaaaaaaatcatgagaagTGTTCCtcaattgaaaaaataaattcagattttagctttttGTAAAGAAAATTAGTTTTGACCCTCCGacgaccccacctgtcggcgttGCGGGAGCACGCTGTAGACCCAACCTGGTCCTCATGGTACGCACGAATTTTATACTAACACCGTATACCCCACCGTGGTTTTATTACTCGCGGTCGGGGTCCAGCGTGGTGTGCGGGCAGAGCAAGGGGCCCGGCATCCGGACGCTTGTGGGCCACCGTgccgcgccccggccgccggagacgccacgcggctcggctgctgctgcggcgtccTCCGAACCAACTAGTTGCCGTGTTTGGTTTtccatgtgatttttttttcaaaaaaacgaATATATGCATGAAGtgctaaataaattttatttgtgaaattttttcaTGGATAGacgtaatttttcgagacgaatttaatgagccaagttccatcataattggctacagtaatgctacagtaaccacgtCTAATCATCTTCTAGTCATACTGTCAAATACCTTATTAGCTAGAGTAACTGCTACAGTATTATGGTTGTGGAGATGATtttgtaattaaattttatttagtacatcTAATCAGTGATCAAATGGGCgaaaaattgaaattttttcCAACGCAAACCAAACACGGTCAGAGACACGGCCAGTCTCTGACCGAGGTGGCGAAGCCGGCGAGGCGTTTCATTTTCGGAGAGGCCCTCGAGATGTGGTGAAATCATGAAATACACACCGTAACCATAATAGTAGTAGCTACGTCTCTGCACGCCGGGCTTCCGATCGAATACTCTTTACTTGCGTAGGCGTACGTAGCTGCTGCGTACAAGCACAGATCGAGGAGACCCATACGTACGAACATCCACGTGTGCAGGCCTGCAGGGCGTCGTCGAGGAGCCCTCGAGTGCGATACCGTGGGCATGGGAGGGGCTCGGTGAAAAATAAGCTGGGACTGGGAGAGttgcgtgtgcgtgtgtggcTGGGCGACGATGATGAGTGGCAACAGCCACCCAACACCGAACAGCATCTACTCACTGCGCCAGCCCTTCAGTGTTACGTTTTTGTCTCTCACATCACTCTAGCTCCAGTCTCCAACCACCAACTAgataacagtatttttctctcacactactcCAGCTCCAACCTGCAGCTCCAGCCAAGGGCGGAGacagggggcgggcaggggcctggcccccatATGATTCATAAATTTACactacaaatttaaattttgattaaatttttatataaatttgtataATTAACCCCCCTAACAATGAAAAAATCACCATCCTGGCTCCGCACCTGGCTCCCCTGCCGAACGCCTATCCACCCCCACCGACCTGATGATCTGACCCGATCATCAAACCTATCTTTTCTGCCCCATGTCACcggactcttttttttttaccgatTCCACAGTCCAACTCACATATATTATTCACAATGCATGTACACGCACTCTATGAACGTACGTACGTTTGCATATTATTGGATTATTAGTGGCCGTAAGAATTAAAGTTGTCACTGTTGATCTTACAGCAGCAGTTGACCAAGAAGCGAAAGAAGCTTTCTCGCGAGACAGGAAAACTAGATATTTATGGACTCGGTTGGGCTGCTAGTCAGTCGAACAAATGCATTTGAATGTTGAAGAGGTATCTTGAGATATATATCTTGAGACTTGAGAAGCTTCCG
The genomic region above belongs to Panicum virgatum strain AP13 chromosome 8N, P.virgatum_v5, whole genome shotgun sequence and contains:
- the LOC120686696 gene encoding agmatine coumaroyltransferase-2-like; translated protein: MKITVQSSKAIRPARGGAGGGAPSTAADAAIPLTVFDKANYDLYISGINFFRPPAPPNAALAAGLARALAEYREWAGRLGADAADRRAILLTDAGARLVEATADVALGAVMPMEPAPEVLGLHPDGDGAEELLLVQLTRFACGSLAVGHTMHHPVADGRAACNFLLAWGQATRGAAFDPAPAHGRASLFVPRDPPRVAFEHRGVEFKPPPARGESPGGRRDVAGCGGDEVVVRRVRFGQEFVAELRSRASAGAPRPYSTLQCVAAHLWRCITAARGLEAREVTRLCVAVDGRARMRCPRVPDGYAGNVVLWARPAATAGELVSRPLRFAVELLSREVARVDDGYFRSFIDFASSGAVEEERLVPAADAAETVYSPDVEVDSLLHAPFYDLDFGGGPPFFFMPGYLPVEGSVFVVRSFSGDRSVDAYVPLFSRAMDTFTKCCYSLEMADARL